One window from the genome of Novipirellula galeiformis encodes:
- a CDS encoding S1C family serine protease: MLAIGCFIGLFVSTAVAEPSLDQAASHAQKRVVKIYGAGGLAGLEAYQSGFLVSPVGHIATAWSYVLDVSPTVILDDGRRFDAEIVGFEPSLELAVLKIDASELPYFEVGQDSVAQWGDPVIAVSNLFGIATGREPASVMQGSVAAETTLDARRGTFKTPYRGKVLILDLVANNPGAAGGALVNVDGALVGMLGKELRDASTGVWLNYALPASAFRKTIGDIIAGRLVQRADDSEPMLPRDQSHTLATLGLVMVPDVLELTPAFVDDVVVGSWASRAEVRVDDLILLLNGRRVESQRSLRTLLRSIDRRDPVELTIQRGSQIIPVTLRAK, encoded by the coding sequence ATGCTTGCGATCGGATGTTTCATTGGGTTGTTCGTCTCGACGGCGGTTGCGGAACCATCGTTGGACCAAGCGGCTAGCCATGCGCAAAAGCGCGTGGTGAAGATCTACGGCGCCGGTGGCTTGGCGGGGTTAGAGGCGTATCAAAGTGGTTTCCTGGTGTCTCCGGTGGGGCACATCGCCACGGCGTGGAGTTACGTGTTGGATGTTTCGCCCACGGTGATTCTCGATGACGGGCGTCGTTTCGATGCCGAGATCGTCGGTTTTGAGCCGTCATTGGAATTGGCGGTGTTGAAGATCGATGCGTCCGAGTTGCCCTATTTCGAAGTCGGCCAGGACTCGGTGGCCCAGTGGGGCGACCCGGTGATCGCGGTCAGCAATTTGTTTGGCATTGCCACGGGCCGAGAACCGGCCAGTGTGATGCAAGGCAGCGTGGCGGCTGAGACGACGCTCGATGCGCGGCGGGGAACCTTCAAAACGCCGTATCGCGGCAAGGTTTTGATTCTGGACCTGGTGGCAAATAACCCTGGCGCGGCCGGAGGAGCCCTGGTCAATGTAGACGGAGCACTCGTGGGCATGTTGGGCAAAGAACTGCGTGATGCCTCGACCGGCGTTTGGCTTAACTATGCGTTGCCGGCATCCGCGTTTCGTAAAACAATCGGTGACATTATCGCCGGGCGGTTGGTTCAGCGCGCCGACGATAGCGAACCGATGTTGCCGCGAGACCAATCGCATACGTTGGCGACGTTGGGCTTGGTGATGGTGCCCGATGTGCTCGAGTTGACCCCTGCGTTTGTGGATGATGTCGTCGTCGGAAGTTGGGCCTCGCGGGCTGAGGTGCGGGTGGATGATTTGATTCTCCTGTTGAATGGCCGCCGCGTGGAAAGCCAACGATCCCTACGAACTCTGCTTCGCTCGATCGATCGCCGCGACCCCGTTGAGCTAACGATTCAGCGGGGTTCGCAAATCATCCCTGTCACGCTTCGCGCTAAGTGA
- a CDS encoding PDZ domain-containing protein — protein MVHVASLFLIAGTVSGQTLAEDGEYRRAMAEAVRATANHVLPSVVVVEVIGASGSANGEVQQDAPTSGVIVDEEGYILASSIVVRRASASILVVLPDGTRHAAEAVAKDEHRDLVLLRIKTDTKLNAIALPDQINVRTGQTAVAVARYGIDASPLISRGVMSGNDRLDGIALQADARVSASFYGGVLVDLYGNPLGILIPAVAEGGAEADTDWYDSGIAFAIPLDRVKKNLARMRAGNDIKKGLIGIVSKSKDPYENQTELAAIRLRSPAEAAGLKAGDKVRSVNGSKVQRYQDVRLLLGRYDAGDSISIEVDREGEIITFDVTLADSIPPLKPQRLGVIAIDTTPESAKASDAPKANADNAPAAESKDGKQTTRVVVSESIAGTPADGKLRAGDVLEKIGAFEIDDVESLRRQMISAEPGKVIELTVRRAGAKDGDASETISLTPESIDNAIVTAIPKAWSDAGGKWSINELKLPDAANVAAVLAPEADESLTRMGLMVLLMNPGESAPQEVLQSWSEVAEKTGVVVCAVAAEDNKRWQPKEIEVIGRLVASIQKSSAIAPLAVAVVAPGAISGVKAEASDSMALAVAISASRTFYGVAVAAETRPPAVRLRENDAEASLQIMLPIGKDVELPSWAPTLQKSGYPVIRGGDVDRETLLRWVRLLQAV, from the coding sequence ATGGTTCACGTTGCATCGCTTTTCCTGATCGCGGGGACGGTTTCCGGGCAAACGCTGGCAGAGGATGGGGAGTATCGTCGGGCGATGGCTGAGGCGGTTCGAGCGACCGCCAATCACGTGCTGCCGTCGGTGGTCGTTGTCGAAGTGATTGGTGCCAGCGGCAGTGCTAATGGTGAGGTGCAACAGGATGCACCGACCAGTGGCGTGATTGTGGATGAAGAGGGCTATATTCTCGCTTCGAGCATCGTCGTGCGTCGCGCCTCGGCCAGTATCTTGGTCGTACTGCCCGATGGCACGCGTCATGCCGCTGAAGCGGTTGCCAAGGACGAGCATCGCGACTTGGTGCTGCTGCGGATCAAGACGGATACCAAGTTGAATGCGATCGCATTGCCCGATCAAATCAACGTGCGGACGGGGCAAACCGCAGTTGCCGTTGCACGCTACGGAATCGATGCCTCGCCGCTGATCAGTCGCGGGGTGATGAGCGGAAACGATCGGCTCGATGGCATCGCGTTGCAAGCCGACGCGCGCGTCTCGGCTTCGTTTTACGGGGGCGTGCTCGTCGATCTGTATGGCAATCCGTTGGGGATTCTGATTCCCGCCGTTGCCGAAGGCGGAGCCGAGGCGGACACGGATTGGTACGACTCGGGTATCGCTTTTGCTATCCCTTTGGATCGGGTCAAAAAGAATCTGGCTCGCATGCGAGCGGGCAACGATATCAAAAAAGGCTTGATTGGGATCGTTTCGAAAAGCAAAGATCCGTACGAAAACCAGACCGAACTTGCCGCCATTCGTCTGCGTTCGCCCGCCGAGGCTGCGGGATTGAAGGCCGGGGACAAGGTGCGATCGGTCAATGGAAGCAAGGTCCAGCGGTATCAAGACGTGCGTTTGTTATTGGGCCGGTACGATGCGGGCGACTCGATCTCGATCGAGGTCGATCGAGAAGGCGAGATCATCACGTTTGACGTTACTTTGGCCGATTCCATTCCACCGCTCAAGCCGCAGCGGTTGGGAGTGATCGCGATCGATACCACGCCCGAGTCTGCTAAGGCCTCCGATGCCCCTAAAGCCAATGCGGACAACGCTCCTGCTGCCGAATCCAAGGATGGCAAACAAACCACACGGGTTGTCGTCAGTGAATCCATCGCAGGGACTCCAGCGGACGGGAAGCTGCGGGCCGGTGACGTGCTCGAAAAGATTGGGGCATTCGAGATTGATGATGTCGAGTCACTGCGGCGACAAATGATTTCGGCTGAGCCGGGCAAGGTGATTGAGTTGACGGTGCGTCGAGCAGGTGCCAAGGATGGGGATGCCAGTGAAACGATTTCGTTGACCCCCGAGTCGATCGACAACGCGATCGTGACGGCCATCCCGAAAGCGTGGAGCGATGCGGGCGGCAAGTGGTCGATCAATGAACTGAAGCTTCCCGATGCCGCGAACGTGGCCGCCGTGTTGGCGCCGGAGGCCGACGAGTCGTTGACGCGAATGGGGTTGATGGTGTTGTTAATGAACCCCGGCGAATCCGCTCCGCAGGAAGTGTTGCAGTCATGGAGTGAGGTTGCCGAGAAGACCGGAGTGGTGGTCTGTGCGGTAGCGGCCGAGGACAACAAGCGGTGGCAGCCGAAGGAAATCGAAGTGATTGGCCGTTTGGTGGCCTCGATCCAAAAGTCATCGGCAATCGCGCCATTGGCGGTTGCCGTGGTCGCTCCCGGAGCGATTTCGGGAGTAAAAGCGGAGGCCTCCGACTCGATGGCACTGGCGGTCGCGATCTCGGCGAGTCGAACGTTTTATGGGGTTGCCGTGGCAGCGGAAACACGGCCACCGGCGGTTCGATTGCGGGAAAACGATGCCGAAGCATCGCTGCAGATCATGTTGCCGATCGGCAAGGACGTCGAGCTACCCTCCTGGGCGCCCACGCTACAAAAATCGGGTTACCCGGTAATTCGAGGAGGCGACGTCGACCGGGAAACATTGCTGCGCTGGGTGCGTTTGTTGCAAGCGGTGTAG
- a CDS encoding sugar phosphate isomerase/epimerase family protein gives MKRRHFIQNVLAAGTSVSLACNSLALRSTAREPIARTGPPRFQLGLAAYSFRSYFSFTRKGAQTPATGGAAMDMGAFLNYCAVHGFDAAELTSYFFEPNPTADYFLELKRKAFERGVAISGTAIGNDFTVGKGPKLERQIEDAMTWIDNAAILGAPHIRFFAGTRKQIDEQPERMVDAIEALEKCAKHAASKGIYLGVENHGQLTAEQCLTIMKEVNNPWIGMNLDTGNFNSDDPYADIQRCVPYAVNIQVKTMMKSPTGKKSPADLERIGKILRDGGYQGFVVLEYEEEAPYDHVPKIADQLRSALQA, from the coding sequence ATGAAGCGACGCCACTTTATTCAAAACGTATTGGCAGCGGGAACCAGCGTTTCGCTCGCCTGCAATTCACTTGCACTCCGCTCGACAGCACGCGAACCGATTGCCCGAACCGGCCCACCGCGATTCCAGCTCGGCTTGGCTGCCTACTCGTTCCGCAGCTACTTTTCGTTCACGAGAAAGGGAGCTCAAACGCCTGCGACCGGCGGAGCGGCAATGGACATGGGGGCGTTCCTCAACTACTGCGCCGTCCATGGATTCGACGCTGCCGAATTGACAAGCTATTTTTTCGAGCCCAACCCTACGGCCGACTACTTTCTCGAACTGAAGCGAAAAGCCTTTGAGCGAGGCGTCGCAATCTCGGGCACCGCGATCGGCAACGACTTTACGGTTGGCAAAGGGCCCAAGCTGGAGCGTCAAATTGAAGACGCGATGACTTGGATCGACAACGCCGCGATTCTCGGCGCGCCCCACATCCGCTTCTTCGCAGGCACTCGGAAACAGATTGATGAGCAACCCGAACGAATGGTCGATGCGATCGAAGCGTTGGAGAAATGTGCCAAACACGCCGCATCGAAAGGCATTTACCTTGGCGTCGAAAATCATGGCCAACTGACCGCCGAGCAGTGTTTGACGATCATGAAAGAAGTCAACAATCCATGGATCGGCATGAATCTTGACACCGGCAACTTCAACTCGGACGATCCCTATGCGGATATCCAGCGGTGCGTGCCTTACGCGGTCAACATTCAAGTCAAAACGATGATGAAGTCGCCCACGGGCAAAAAGAGCCCCGCGGACTTGGAACGGATCGGCAAGATTTTAAGAGACGGCGGTTACCAAGGGTTCGTCGTGCTCGAATACGAAGAGGAAGCCCCGTACGATCACGTTCCTAAAATCGCGGATCAATTGCGTTCCGCGCTGCAGGCATAA
- a CDS encoding TIGR00282 family metallophosphoesterase, which translates to MRILFLGDVVGKPGYTAVLQHAKPLRKELRLDALIINAENAADGSGLTSRQYRRLIEAGVDAMTMGDHIYREKEITKTLQTSERILKPANFPSDAPGKCWTIIKTGSGGSLGIISLLGRVFMRPVDCPFAAVDRVLKEIDGKTNHILVDIHAEATSDKQTLGRYLDGRVTAVLGTHTHVPTADACIFPGGTAFQCDVGMCGPYTSIIGRDIQRVTRTSRTFEPCHFHVATEDVRLCGAIVETNALGRATSIERFERRIDN; encoded by the coding sequence ATGCGAATCCTGTTTCTCGGTGACGTCGTCGGTAAACCTGGCTACACGGCCGTGCTGCAACACGCGAAACCGCTCCGCAAGGAACTTCGCCTGGATGCGTTGATCATCAACGCAGAAAATGCAGCCGACGGATCGGGGTTGACCTCGCGCCAGTATCGACGGTTGATTGAAGCGGGTGTCGATGCAATGACGATGGGCGACCACATCTATCGCGAGAAAGAGATCACCAAAACGCTACAAACCAGTGAGCGGATCCTCAAACCCGCCAACTTCCCCTCCGACGCTCCCGGCAAATGTTGGACGATCATCAAAACGGGCTCGGGCGGTTCGCTGGGCATCATCTCGCTGCTGGGCCGTGTGTTCATGCGACCTGTCGATTGCCCGTTCGCGGCGGTTGACCGCGTCCTGAAGGAAATCGACGGAAAAACGAACCACATCCTCGTCGATATTCATGCCGAAGCGACCAGCGACAAACAGACGCTCGGACGATACCTCGATGGCCGCGTGACCGCCGTGCTCGGCACCCACACCCACGTCCCCACCGCCGATGCCTGTATTTTTCCCGGCGGAACCGCGTTTCAATGCGATGTAGGGATGTGCGGCCCTTATACCAGCATCATTGGCCGTGACATTCAACGCGTGACCCGCACCTCCCGCACCTTTGAACCGTGCCATTTCCATGTCGCAACCGAAGACGTTCGGCTCTGTGGCGCGATCGTCGAAACCAATGCCCTAGGGCGAGCGACGTCCATCGAGCGATTTGAACGCCGGATCGACAACTAG
- a CDS encoding low molecular weight protein-tyrosine-phosphatase, with the protein MTKRILFVCLGNICRSPAGEAVMKRFAQEYGVDMEVDSAATHAYHVGKLADPRMRSAAESRGYELTSRARVVTPEDLDPKRFDLVLAMDSEIHAALHGMRNGSKLHIRMFGDYLDDHWPKDVPDPYYGEDDGFGEVLDMLEEGCPIIMQTLAGEDIFEGEFDEDA; encoded by the coding sequence ATGACCAAACGAATCTTGTTTGTATGCCTGGGAAACATCTGTCGATCGCCGGCCGGTGAGGCCGTGATGAAACGGTTTGCACAAGAGTATGGAGTCGATATGGAAGTCGATTCCGCCGCCACGCATGCCTACCATGTCGGCAAACTTGCCGATCCAAGAATGCGATCGGCTGCCGAATCTCGCGGCTACGAATTGACCAGCCGTGCTCGAGTGGTGACGCCCGAAGACCTCGACCCCAAACGCTTCGACTTGGTCCTGGCGATGGATTCCGAGATCCATGCGGCGCTGCACGGCATGAGAAACGGATCGAAATTGCACATCCGCATGTTCGGCGATTACCTTGACGATCATTGGCCCAAGGATGTTCCCGATCCGTACTATGGCGAAGACGACGGGTTCGGCGAGGTCCTTGATATGCTCGAGGAAGGATGTCCGATCATCATGCAAACGCTTGCTGGCGAAGACATTTTCGAAGGCGAATTTGATGAAGATGCCTAA
- a CDS encoding sodium:solute symporter family transporter, whose product MIVAAAPILSSAAGYVMLALFSVLWISLGIWWGRRAKSYDGFAVAGRNVGLALATATAVATWITSNTTMLAPQFALQLGVWGAVAYATASFGLFAFAPMSGRIRQLMPKGYTAVEFVRRRYGVWGTIPFLIISIFYALTWLISMSMAGGKLLNVLSGIPYEVGMSVVVSVCVLYTLFGGMYAVIGTDFIQSLIILVGLVVVAIAVLVKIDIADVHEKLTLDRPMLLWVLFPAALMSLFNNMLFSFGEIFHSNVWWSRAFAMREGVGPKAYAIGGLLWLPVPILAGFLGLAAPTLGIGISQPDTVGPLVAATLLGWGGALLVFVIVFCSLASSIDSLLAATSDLIVNDIVEPLLRDPIDDASKRRYSAISIIFLGGLAWALAWPNRGTLATVLFFAGPMVGSCIWPIVGGLYFRRPSAVAACAAMISGSVLGLAAYHWIGWFVGSLVGAAVSGVVFGLGTLIAPARFDFASLSSERVDDGGVDCLHQRDAVEDRLL is encoded by the coding sequence ATGATAGTGGCTGCGGCTCCGATCCTCAGCTCGGCTGCGGGTTATGTGATGTTGGCGCTCTTTAGCGTGCTTTGGATCTCACTTGGCATTTGGTGGGGAAGACGCGCAAAGTCATACGATGGCTTTGCGGTTGCCGGCCGGAACGTGGGATTGGCGCTGGCCACCGCGACTGCGGTGGCGACTTGGATCACCTCCAACACGACGATGCTCGCGCCTCAGTTCGCGTTGCAACTTGGCGTTTGGGGAGCGGTTGCGTACGCGACGGCCAGCTTTGGTTTGTTTGCGTTTGCACCGATGAGTGGCCGCATTCGCCAATTGATGCCCAAGGGGTACACGGCGGTCGAGTTTGTGCGCCGCCGCTATGGGGTCTGGGGAACGATTCCGTTTCTGATCATCTCGATCTTTTACGCGTTGACATGGTTGATTTCGATGTCGATGGCGGGCGGCAAGCTATTGAACGTGCTGTCGGGGATTCCCTACGAGGTCGGTATGTCGGTGGTCGTTTCGGTATGCGTGCTGTACACGTTGTTCGGTGGTATGTACGCGGTGATCGGCACCGACTTTATCCAAAGTTTGATCATTTTGGTCGGGTTAGTGGTGGTCGCGATCGCCGTGCTTGTCAAAATTGACATTGCCGATGTGCATGAAAAATTAACATTGGATCGACCGATGTTGTTGTGGGTGCTATTTCCCGCCGCCTTGATGTCGTTGTTCAATAATATGTTGTTCAGTTTTGGCGAGATCTTTCATAGCAATGTTTGGTGGAGCCGAGCGTTCGCGATGCGTGAGGGGGTCGGCCCGAAGGCGTACGCGATCGGAGGATTGCTGTGGTTGCCGGTGCCGATTTTGGCAGGCTTTTTAGGATTGGCCGCTCCCACGCTCGGAATCGGCATCAGCCAACCGGATACCGTCGGCCCCTTGGTCGCAGCGACCTTGTTGGGTTGGGGCGGAGCGTTGTTGGTGTTTGTGATCGTGTTTTGTTCGCTGGCCTCGAGCATCGATAGTTTGTTGGCGGCAACTTCGGATTTAATCGTCAATGACATTGTCGAGCCGTTGCTGCGGGATCCCATCGACGATGCCTCCAAGCGACGTTATTCCGCGATCAGTATCATTTTTCTAGGGGGTTTGGCTTGGGCGCTCGCTTGGCCCAATCGAGGCACCTTGGCGACCGTCTTGTTCTTTGCCGGGCCGATGGTCGGCAGCTGTATTTGGCCCATCGTGGGTGGTTTGTATTTTCGCCGCCCGAGTGCCGTGGCTGCCTGTGCTGCGATGATTTCGGGAAGTGTGTTGGGGTTGGCTGCGTATCATTGGATCGGGTGGTTTGTCGGTTCATTAGTCGGTGCGGCGGTTTCCGGGGTCGTGTTTGGTTTGGGCACACTGATTGCTCCTGCTCGTTTTGATTTCGCTTCACTCTCGAGCGAGCGAGTGGACGACGGAGGTGTGGATTGCTTGCATCAGCGTGATGCCGTAGAGGACCGTTTGTTATGA
- a CDS encoding aspartate/ornithine carbamoyltransferase family protein, which translates to MKIAVNSKGKQLNPADLLDVSDGNIDRAALEALAGQSILNPRQFDRRTVIAIAQLAAVLEMRNVEIDKPLDGKIAITAFFEASTRTRLSFESAVQRLDGKVLSVPDGQVTGVAKGESLADIGEMFNTYGDVVIMRHPDTDSMDEIRRNLQRPLINAGNGSGHHPTQALIDWYALLKWRPELSLENCPEDRRVHLGIIGTPGSMRAVKSFLRLSLMFTNSVKRITLISEMADPVGLDLTEPIEESPIPIDITNDAQEVLPHLDVVYVNSIAFLGDSYRNLDGRYKLDRSSNLKSDAVIMHPLARNDELSEDLDQTEHNLYFAQAAGAVFVRQALLTAVLDRLNRISGI; encoded by the coding sequence ATGAAGATTGCGGTTAATTCAAAAGGTAAGCAGTTGAATCCTGCGGACTTGTTGGACGTCAGCGACGGTAATATTGATCGCGCTGCGCTCGAAGCGCTCGCGGGACAATCGATCTTGAACCCTCGCCAATTCGATCGCAGGACCGTCATTGCGATCGCTCAACTAGCGGCCGTTTTGGAAATGCGAAACGTCGAAATCGATAAACCGCTTGATGGCAAGATTGCCATCACCGCCTTTTTCGAAGCGAGCACTCGCACCCGTTTATCATTCGAAAGCGCGGTGCAACGTCTCGATGGAAAGGTGCTCTCGGTACCCGATGGACAAGTGACCGGGGTCGCCAAGGGAGAGTCGTTGGCGGATATCGGTGAGATGTTCAATACCTATGGTGACGTGGTCATCATGCGGCATCCCGATACCGACAGCATGGATGAAATTCGTCGCAATTTGCAACGCCCGCTGATCAACGCAGGCAACGGATCGGGGCATCATCCCACTCAGGCGCTGATCGACTGGTACGCGCTGCTCAAATGGCGTCCCGAGCTTTCTCTCGAAAATTGCCCCGAAGATCGCCGCGTGCACTTGGGAATCATCGGCACCCCAGGCTCGATGCGAGCGGTCAAGAGTTTTCTCCGCTTGTCGTTGATGTTCACCAATTCGGTGAAACGGATCACGCTGATCTCTGAGATGGCGGATCCGGTGGGATTGGATTTAACCGAGCCCATCGAAGAGTCGCCCATTCCGATCGATATCACCAACGATGCCCAAGAAGTCCTGCCACACCTGGACGTGGTGTATGTGAATTCCATCGCGTTTCTGGGGGACAGTTATCGGAATCTTGACGGACGCTACAAGTTGGATCGCAGTAGCAATCTGAAATCGGACGCCGTGATCATGCATCCGTTGGCACGCAATGATGAGTTGTCCGAAGACTTGGACCAAACCGAACACAATCTTTATTTTGCCCAAGCGGCAGGTGCGGTGTTCGTGCGGCAAGCTCTCTTGACCGCCGTGCTGGATCGATTGAATCGAATCAGCGGAATCTAA
- the asnB gene encoding asparagine synthase (glutamine-hydrolyzing): MCGITGFWNPSRTNERELRFTLDRMLDVLDHRGPDERGSKFYLENGVALGHTRLSIVGLSHGHQPIETDAGDYAITVNGELYGYKRIRTQLACQQWECSGKSDSAVALPLYLRDGISFVDQLRGEFAIVLYDDREKRLILIRDRFGIKPLYYAVNENGVVWGSEVKSILQHPDVTPKLCPRAALHQMMQVMVPGTTAFEGVEALQPGHMLIVELRDGRLETKTKRWWDFVFPTSHDPNPDPAEYVQGVQDRLIDAVATRLEADVPVGCYLSGGIDSCSILGLATTLQQSPVKAFTIAFDNDEYDESNIAKLMADRTGAEQELLRLTEKELYGPAFERATWHAERTFYNTLAVAKWHMSRRVRACNYKAVVTGEGSDELFGGYPFFKRDWLGREDEGGLFAGAILSEEDLTHPAWEDLCGFTPSFMQPWMLVLERVRPLLSAEMQDLLREYDPIAAVAAAIDPDQVRGRHRLDISQYTWSKTMLEGQILTWGGDRMDMANSMEARPAFLDHHLAEYATTIPPEIRIRDGVEKWVLREAMVNVLPRELYERKKFAFMAPPAHTDPVKRNAVQEMIDHWLTPDRVAELGFFNREALHPFIEGAWQETDGTLARRNDIVINHTLQLHMLQGQYVEGLPLPVVD; encoded by the coding sequence ATGTGCGGCATTACTGGGTTTTGGAATCCATCGCGAACGAATGAGCGTGAGTTGCGGTTTACGCTCGATCGAATGTTGGATGTGCTTGATCACCGTGGTCCCGATGAACGGGGGAGCAAATTCTATCTGGAAAACGGCGTTGCCTTGGGGCACACCCGGCTCTCGATCGTCGGTCTCAGCCATGGGCATCAGCCGATCGAAACCGACGCCGGTGACTATGCGATCACGGTGAACGGCGAACTCTACGGATACAAACGCATTCGCACGCAATTGGCTTGCCAGCAATGGGAGTGTAGCGGCAAGAGTGACAGCGCGGTCGCACTACCACTTTACCTGCGAGACGGCATTTCGTTCGTCGACCAATTGCGCGGCGAGTTTGCAATCGTGCTTTACGACGATCGCGAGAAACGCCTCATTCTGATCCGTGATCGTTTCGGGATTAAACCGCTTTATTATGCCGTGAACGAGAATGGCGTCGTTTGGGGATCCGAGGTCAAATCCATTTTGCAGCATCCCGACGTGACTCCCAAATTGTGTCCGCGGGCGGCGCTGCATCAAATGATGCAAGTGATGGTGCCGGGGACCACCGCGTTCGAAGGTGTCGAGGCACTTCAGCCGGGACACATGTTGATTGTCGAGCTTCGCGATGGGCGACTGGAAACGAAGACCAAACGATGGTGGGATTTTGTCTTTCCCACCTCCCACGATCCGAACCCCGATCCTGCGGAGTACGTCCAAGGCGTCCAAGATCGCTTGATCGACGCGGTCGCAACACGCTTAGAGGCGGATGTGCCGGTGGGCTGTTACCTGTCCGGAGGGATCGATAGTTGTTCGATTTTAGGATTGGCTACAACGCTTCAACAATCGCCCGTCAAAGCGTTTACGATCGCCTTTGATAATGATGAGTACGACGAGTCGAACATTGCCAAGTTGATGGCCGATCGCACTGGGGCGGAACAGGAATTGTTGCGGTTGACCGAGAAAGAGCTTTATGGCCCTGCCTTCGAACGCGCGACGTGGCACGCCGAGCGAACGTTCTATAACACCTTGGCGGTGGCGAAATGGCACATGAGTCGCCGCGTCCGCGCGTGCAATTACAAGGCCGTCGTCACGGGCGAAGGCTCGGATGAATTGTTCGGCGGTTATCCGTTTTTCAAACGCGATTGGTTGGGCCGCGAGGACGAAGGCGGCTTGTTCGCGGGCGCAATTTTATCCGAAGAGGATTTGACGCATCCGGCTTGGGAAGACCTCTGTGGGTTCACGCCGTCCTTCATGCAGCCTTGGATGTTGGTGCTCGAGCGGGTTCGTCCCTTGTTGTCCGCAGAGATGCAAGATTTGCTGCGTGAATATGATCCGATCGCCGCCGTCGCCGCGGCCATTGATCCAGATCAAGTTCGCGGGCGACATCGATTGGATATCTCCCAATACACCTGGAGCAAGACGATGCTCGAAGGCCAAATTTTAACTTGGGGGGGCGATCGCATGGATATGGCCAACAGCATGGAGGCGCGGCCCGCGTTCCTAGACCACCATTTAGCGGAGTACGCAACGACGATCCCGCCGGAGATTCGCATTCGTGACGGGGTCGAAAAATGGGTGCTGCGGGAAGCAATGGTCAACGTATTGCCTCGCGAGTTATACGAACGCAAAAAGTTTGCCTTCATGGCACCCCCGGCTCATACCGATCCGGTCAAACGCAACGCGGTCCAGGAGATGATCGACCATTGGCTGACTCCCGATCGAGTCGCTGAGCTCGGCTTCTTTAACCGCGAAGCGCTCCATCCGTTTATCGAAGGGGCGTGGCAGGAAACCGACGGGACGCTCGCACGACGCAATGACATCGTGATCAATCACACGTTGCAATTGCACATGTTGCAGGGGCAATATGTCGAAGGGCTGCCGTTGCCCGTGGTGGATTGA